From the Phyllostomus discolor isolate MPI-MPIP mPhyDis1 chromosome 7, mPhyDis1.pri.v3, whole genome shotgun sequence genome, one window contains:
- the ALAS1 gene encoding 5-aminolevulinate synthase, nonspecific, mitochondrial yields the protein METVVRRCPFLSRVPQAFLQKAGKSLLIYAQNCPKMMGVGAAPAPRALSTSAVSCQQVRETPPASEKDKTANAEAQPAPGGPQQALDGAPHPAGHPPAATGQGAASKCPFLAAQMSQRGSSVVREASLALQEDVQEMHAVRAEAAQTSVSPSVISMKTDAGEPGGLLKNFQVIMRKHRPEGVSHLLQDNLPKSVSTFQYDCFFEKKIDEKKNDHTYRVFKTVNRRAHLFPMADDYSDSLVSKKQVSVWCSNDYLGMSRHPRVCGAVMDTLKQHGAGAGGTRNISGTSQFHVDLERELADLHGKDAALLFSSCFVANDSTLFTLARMLPGCEIYSDSGNHASMIQGIRNSRVPKYVFRHNDVGHLRELLQQSDPGVPKIVAFETVHSMDGAVCPLEELCDVAHEFGAITFVDEVHAVGLYGARGGGIGDRDGVMPKMDIISGTLGKAFGCVGGYIASTSALVDTVRSYAAGFIFTTSLPPMLLAGALESVRTLKSEEGRALRRQHQRNVKLLRQMLMDAGLPVVHCPSHIIPIRVADAAKNTEVCDELMSRHNIYVQAINYPTVPRGEELLRIAPTPHHTPQMMDYFLEHLLATWKRVGLELKPHSSAECNFCRRPLHFDAMSERERAFFSGLSKLVSAQA from the exons ATGGAGACTGTTGTTCGCCGCTGCCCGTTCCTGTCCCGAGTGCCTCAGGCCTTTCTGCAGAAGGCGGGCAAATCGCTGCTGATCTACGCGCAGAACTGCCCCAAGATGATGGGAGTCGGGGCCGCCCCAGCCCCCCGGGCCCTGTCCACCTCCGCAGTGAGCTGCCAGCAGGTCCGGGAAACCCCTCCGGCCAGTGAGA AGGACAAAACGGCGAACGCCGAGGCTCAGCCCGCCCCAGGTGGACCCCAGCAGGCTCTGGACGGCGCGCCGCATCCCGCCGGACACCCGCCCGCGGCCACGGGCCAGGGCGCCGCCAGCAAGTGCCCTTTCCTGGCGGCCCAGATGAGCCAGCGGGGCAGCAGCGTGGTCCGCGAGGCCAGCCTCGCGCTGCAGGAAGACGTGCAGGAGATGCACGCCGTGAGGGCAG AGGCGGCCCAGACCTCCGTGAGCCCCAGTGTGATCAGCATGAAGACCGATGCGGGGGAGCCAGGCGGTTTGCTGAAGAACTTCCAGGTCATCATGCGGAAGCACAGGCCGGAAGGGGTGTCCCATCTGCTTCAGGATAACTTGCCCAAGT CTGTCTCCACTTTCCAGTACGACTGTTTCTTTGAGAAGAAGATCGACGAGAAAAAAAACGACCATACCTACCGGGTGTTCAAGACCGTGAACCGCAGGGCGCACCTGTTCCCCATGGCGGACGACTACTCGGACTCCCTCGTCAGCAAGAAGCAGGTGTCGGTCTGGTGCAGCAACGACTACCTGGGCATGAGCCGCCACCCGCGCGTGTGTGGGGCAGTCAT GGACACGCTGAAGCAGCACGGTGCGGGAGCCGGCGGCACCAGGAACATCTCCGGGACCAGCCAGTTCCACGTGGACCTGGAGCGGGAGCTGGCCGACCTGCACGGGAAGGATGCGGCCCTCCTGTTCTCCTCCTGCTTCGTGGCCAACGACTCCACCCTCTTCACTCTGGCCAGGATGCTGCCAG GCTGCGAGATCTACTCCGACTCCGGGAACCACGCCTCCATGATCCAGGGGATCCGCAACAGCCGCGTGCCGAAGTACGTCTTCCGCCACAACGACGTCGGCCACCTCAGGGAGCTGCTGCAGCAGTCCGACCCCGGCGTCCCCAAGATTGTGGCGTTCGAGACCGTCCACTCGATGGATG GGGCCGTGTGCCCACTGGAGGAGCTGTGCGACGTGGCCCACGAGTTCGGCGCTATCACCTTCGTGGACGAGGTCCACGCCGTGGGGCTGTACGGGGCCCGAGGCGGCGGGATCGGCGACCGGGACGGAGTCATGCCGAAGATGGACATCATTTCTGGAACGCTCG GCAAAGCCTTCGGCTGTGTGGGCGGCTACATCGCCAGCACCAGCGCGCTGGTCGACACCGTGCGCTCCTACGCGGCCGGCTTCATCTTCACCACCTCCCTGCCGCCCATGCTGCTGGCCGGGGCCCTGGAGTCCGTGCGGACCCTCAAGAGCGAGGAGGGCCGGGCGCTGCGCCGCCAGCACCAGCGCAACGTCAAGCTCCTGAGGCAGATGCTCATGGACGCCGGCCTCCCCGTGGTCCACTGCCCCAGTCACATCATCCCCATCCGG GTGGCAGATGCCGCTAAGAACACGGAAGTCTGCGACGAGCTCATGAGCAGGCACAACATCTACGTGCAAGCCATCAACTACCCGACGGTGCCGCGGGGGGAGGAGCTGCTGCGGATCGCCCCCACGCCGCACCACACCCCCCAGATGATGGACTATTTCCTCG AGCACCTGCTGGCCACGTGGAAGCGAGTGGGGCTGGAGCTGAAGCCGCACTCCTCGGCCGAGTGCAACTTCTGCCGGCGGCCGCTGCACTTCGACGCCATGAGCGAGAGGGAGCGGGCCTTCTTCTCCGGCCTGAGCAAGCTGGTCTCCGCTCAGGCCTGA